One segment of Brassica napus cultivar Da-Ae chromosome C3, Da-Ae, whole genome shotgun sequence DNA contains the following:
- the LOC106385663 gene encoding proline-rich antigen homolog has translation MEAIRFSNLSALLILLLLSQSLCVTSKDQTVSCTMCSSCDNPCNPVPTSSPPPPPPTPPRSSGGSGGGSYYYSPPPSNSGGGKYPPPYGGYGDGGQSYYYPPASYGNYPTPPPPNPIVPYFPFYYHVPPPGDSGSDRLLGSLLFVIFSLLLCYG, from the coding sequence ATGGAAGCAATCAGATTCTCAAACTTGTCAGCTCTTCTGATACTGCTACTACTGTCACAGTCTCTCTGCGTGACGTCAAAGGACCAAACTGTTTCTTGCACAATGTGTTCCTCTTGCGACAATCCCTGTAACCCTGTCCCGAcgtcttctcctcctcctcctcctcctactcCTCCAAGATCCTCCGGCGGAAGCGGCGGCGGCTCTTATTACTATTCTCCTCCTCCTTCAAACTCAGGTGGTGGTAAATACCCTCCTCCGTACGGAGGATATGGAGACGGTGGACAAAGTTACTATTATCCGCCTGCTTCTTACGGCAACTACCCGACGCCGCCTCCACCAAATCCCATCGTTCCTTATTTTCCGTTTTACTATCACGTTCCTCCTCCGGGAGATTCTGGATCGGATCGTTTGTTGGGTTCTCTTCTCTTTGTTATTTTCTCCCTCTTGCTTTGTTATGGGTAA
- the LOC106388934 gene encoding protein DEHYDRATION-INDUCED 19 homolog 4 codes for MDSNSWINCPSVFSSSSSSRRCQSRSDLYIGGGYEDLEGEDDLKSEFICPFCAEVFDIVGLCCHIDEEHPVEVKNGVCPVCTKRVGLDIVGHITTQHANFFKVQRRRRLRKGGYSSAYLALKKELREANLQSLLGGSSSSFTSSTNIDSDPLLSSFMFSSPPSKSVVEGTSATKASHKASLKKDIQEEAPLSGEDQEKAKKSEFVRGLFLSTMLGDDY; via the exons ATGGATTCCAATTCATGGATTAATTGTCCCTCAGTTTTctcatcctcttcttcatctcgACGGTGTCAATCTCGATCAG ATTTGTATATAGGGGGAGGGTACGAGGATCTTGAAGGAGAAGACGATTTGAAGTCGGAGTTTATCTGCCCTTTTTGCGCGGAGGTCTTTGACATTGTTGGGCTCTGTTGTCATATTGATGAAGAGCATCCTGTTGAGGTCAAGAACGGG GTCTGTCCTGTATGCACAAAAAGGGTGGGGTTAGATATCGTTGGCCACATCACTACGCAACATGCAAACTTTTTCAAG GTGCAGCGAAGGAGAAGGTTGAGAAAAGGAGGATACAGCTCAGCTTATCTCGCCTTAAAGAAAGAACTCCGAGAAGCAAACTTACAGTCACTTCTCGGTGGATCTTCTTCAAGTTTCACTTCCTCAACCAATATAGATTCTGATCCGTTGCTGTCATCCTTTATGTTTAGTTCTCCTCCAAGCAAATCTGTTGTAGAAGGAACCTCAGCTACAAAAGCCTCGCATAAGGCATCTCTCAAAAA AGACATTCAAGAAGAAGCTCCACTTTCAGGTGAAGATCAAGAGAAGGCGAAGAAGAGCGAGTTTGTGCGAGGTTTGTTCTTGTCAACCATGCTTGGAGATGATTACTAG